Within the Tessaracoccus flavescens genome, the region CGCGCCACGACGTGCAGGCTCGGCCCGGTCAGCTCGACGGCGTCGGTCGGGGGCAACGCCTCCGAGCCGGCGGACAGGTCGGTCACCGTCACGGGCTCGCCGAGCAGCGTCGACGGCGGGTTGGCGCGCAGCCGGGCCATGGCGTCGGCGATCAGCGACAGGTCGGCCACGCGAACCGAGAGCTGCGACGTCGCGGTCAGCCCGTTGGCACGGAAGATGTCGCCCAACCGGTCGGCGAGGGCGCGGCCTTCGGCCTTCAGCTCGGCCGCGATCCGCAGCACGGTCACCGCGGCGGTGATCCCGTCCTTGTCGCGGACCGCGGAGGAGTCGACGCAGTAGCCGATCGCCTCCTCGTAGCCGAAGGCAAGATCGGGGACCCGGCCGATCCACTTGAAGCCGGTGAGGGTGGTCCTGTGCTCGCGCCCGGCGGCCTTGGCCATCCGTCCGAGCAGGGTCGACGACACGACGGAGTTGGCGAACACGCCGGGCACGCCGCGCCGGATCGCGTCGTCGCCGAGCAGCGAGCCCAGTTCGTCTCCGGTGAGCATCCGCCATGTGCCGTCGACGACGGCAGCGACGGCGCAGCGGTCCGCGTCAGGGTCGTTGGCGATCACGACGTCGGCACCCTTCTCCTCTGCGAGCGCGAGTGCCAGGTCGATCGCGCCCTTCTCCTCGGGGTTCGGGAAGGCGACGGTGGGGAAGTCCGGGTTCGGCTCCGCCTGCTCGGCCACCTCGTTGGCCGCGGGCAGGCCGATCGCTTCTGCGACCGCGCGGACGGTCTCGGCGCCGACTCCGTGCATCGCGGTGTGCACCCACACGAGATCGCGTGGGGCCTCGGCGGGGTAGAGCGAGGCGGCGCGCGCGATGTAGGCCCGGAGCAGGTCTGCGGTCACGTCGGTGCGGGCCTCGGAGCGGGGCAGGCCCGCCCAGTCGCCTTCCGCTACGCCCGCGATGTGGGCCGCGATCTGGGCGTCGGTCGGCGGCACGATCTGCGAACCGTCGCCCAGATAGACCTTGTACCCGTTGTCCTGCGGCGGGTTGTGCGAGGCCGTGACCACGACGCCAGCGACGCAGCCGAAGTGCCGGATGCCGAA harbors:
- a CDS encoding phospho-sugar mutase, translated to MRDLIALATAWRDADIDPDTREELDHLIVQAQANNDDLRSEALAELTSAFAGPLEFGTAGLRGKIGPGPSRMNRVVVTQAAAGFAAWLKEQGLGGGKVIVGHDARYKSDEFAQDTAEIMAGAGFEVLWTDVPIPTPVVAFGIRHFGCVAGVVVTASHNPPQDNGYKVYLGDGSQIVPPTDAQIAAHIAGVAEGDWAGLPRSEARTDVTADLLRAYIARAASLYPAEAPRDLVWVHTAMHGVGAETVRAVAEAIGLPAANEVAEQAEPNPDFPTVAFPNPEEKGAIDLALALAEEKGADVVIANDPDADRCAVAAVVDGTWRMLTGDELGSLLGDDAIRRGVPGVFANSVVSSTLLGRMAKAAGREHRTTLTGFKWIGRVPDLAFGYEEAIGYCVDSSAVRDKDGITAAVTVLRIAAELKAEGRALADRLGDIFRANGLTATSQLSVRVADLSLIADAMARLRANPPSTLLGEPVTVTDLSAGSEALPPTDAVELTGPSLHVVARPSGTEPKLKCYLEVRLPVEESQDLEAAQRRGAELLGQLRAEMAAALGVDA